TTCAGTCCGGTACTAGGTTCCCTTCCCAAACCTGATTCAGGTAGGTCGATTTGCTTTCTGGGTCTCTGATTTCGACTCCAAATTCCGACATTTTGCTGAACCACAAAATGTTTTCATCCGAAGCTTTACAAACCAGAGCAGAGCAGAGCAGAGGAAGAATAAGATTAAAAAACCAGAGCAGAGCAGAGGTGGAATTTGAttgtttttttgaaataaaagataaaatagaaatatttatgaaaataaagaattatataataagaataGAATTAGGattatataatatcttaactaacttaaactATTGTAATATGTATAGAATTAGGATTTGTGTACGTGTATAAATAGATGAGACCAAAACATACTTTTGAAAGTAAGTTGAGTTGTATtacctacaatattaatttacaattaatattaaatcATACTCAAAACTAAACCTACTCACAATGGATGATATTCTCACAACTCACATATTTTTTGATGCAAATTTCAATGATGGTTCTACTAATTGGATACCTAATCACATCTTTACTCACCCAAATTTCAATTGGAAGGATGTTGATTTGGGTGACTTAGATGAGTTCCAATTCCTGgaaaatcaacaacaacaagatcATTCCGATGACgctaatgaaataattattcaaGATCATGGCATAGCCTTAGATGATATCCCTAAGGAATTCTTCGAACCTAATCAACAAGTTGAACATGATCACGAGACAAAGAAGAATAGTAGTTCTTCCAGTGATCTTCAAACAAGCATCACAAAAGAATTATTAGAAATCAAATCGTCTCCTACCGAAAATGAACAACAACAAGATCAATCCAATGAAGTTAGTCAGATAATTATTCAAGATGATGGCATAGGCCTCGATGATCTCCCGGAGGAATTCTTCAAACCTAATCAAGAAGTTGAACCTGCTCATGAGACAAAGACAAATAGTAGTTCTTTGACTGATCTTCAAACAAGCATTATAAAAGAATTATTAGAAATCATATCGTCTCCTATTGAAAAtaaacaacaacaagatcaaTCTAATGAAcctgataaaataattattcaagatGATGGCATAGGCCTCGATGATCTCCCTGAGGAATTCTTCAAACCTAATCAAGAAGTTAAACCTAATCATGAGATAAAGGCGAGTAGTAGTTCTTGGAGTGATACCTCGACTACTAACACCAACAACTACCAAGGTTTCTACACATCACATCTAGTGCCTGAAATGAACAAGCCTTATTATTTGAACATGAGTAGTGAGAGTGGTAATTGGGACCAAAGTAATGATTACAACCAACAACCCTACCAATTTTGTTATACACCTCAATTAGTACCTAAACTTACTTATCCTACTGATTATTATTTGGATTATAGTAGTGAGAGTGGTTGGGACCAAAGTAACAACAAGCAAGATGCACAAATGGTAACGACAACACATACATTTCCTATTCTCACTCACACTCCTCCGCCGGCTATAGAATATCAACAACAAGAAACTCTTTCAACTCGCAAACGAAAATCAACCTCTTCAAACCATGGTCGTTGGACTGTAAAAGAACACATGTAAGTAGTTATACACCTAAAATACtatattactgttatttacttCTTAAACATGTATTATCAAAAACTAATAATGCTTAGTGTTTTATATTTGTAGGATTTTTTTACAAGGGATGAGTAAGTTTGGTTCTGGTAATTGGACAGAAATATCTACTTTACTTGGTGGTACAAGAACTCCAGTCCAAGTGGCTAGCCATgctcaaaaatattttaataaaatggagaaagaaaaacaaattgCAGAGACAACCTCTGagaataataagaagaaattaaataagagtataaatgatataagattAAGAGAAGATGGAACATTTGGTTTTCCAAACTCATTTCAAAACTGATTGTTTGATGAGGTACTGGCTCTAACCTAAATTgtccaaatatttttttagtcacATGTTACCAAAATTTGATGAGGTGtctataaaactattttttttaaaaaaaaaaataattttattatttttctttttcttttttttttctttgagggGTAGGGAGTCTCATTGCAAGGTTCTTTGGGTTGATGTTGGCCAAAAACAGACGATCTGAATGAAGCTTCAGCACCGCGCGTGGAAGAGAACTAGATGGAGAGAGAGTGGGGGAGAAAGAGAAACAtagttttcttttaaatttcttagtatttttttttttttgttgttgaaattttagtgtataaatctattatgtattatttatagtataaaCGTGATATTTTTTTGTGAATATTTCAGATTTGGGTttgttgtttattttgttttgatttttgttcAAGTTTTTTTAGGTGTAATTTGGATGTGAAAAATCTATTGTGGTGGTGATGGTGGGTAGTGAGGGTGGGTGGTGGGGAATGAAGAATcataaaatttggaaaaaaaaaaagataagaagaagaacaaaataaagtgtaataaaagaaaaaaaaaaattatttatatttttcagttTATGAGTATTGTTTTGCTTGCTTGAGTCTCCAGTTTTATGGGCTGGTTAGATTAGTATCTTTTATACAATAAAATTGTCTGCATCTTATAAGTCACTAAAAAAAGATGCGAAAGAGTTAAGATGAGCAAAGTTTCCTATACAAGTTGTGTTGGGAGTCTCATATACTACTCCATGGTGTGTTCTAGACCTAACTTAGTGTTAGGAATAAGGAAAAACAGTTAGACAGTTAGACAGTTAATATTGTTACACAGTCTGTTATTTTGTTGTAATTCTTTTAACTGTTTTCTGGTTTGTACCCTTTATCTTTCACTGGTGAATTGTCTGTAACAAATGCTATATATATTCAAGTGTTCAAGGCTTTCAACAATCAGTTGAGCCATCATTCAtttcatcatctctctctctcctctcctctgttctttctttttcttatctTTGCTTGAGTTCTTTGAACTCtttcatggtatcagagctttaaTGGAGTCCACAGGAAATTTCACACCCACGGGAAATGTCACTGGTGCACAAGTCAATCTTGAAGCTCAAAATGAAGATAACACAGCTCCGCCCATTCCTCCGGTTCAAGCTCAACTCCCAGTCCCAGAACCAGTTCAAATTGGCTTGCCTAACAACAACCTTTTACCTCTGAACCTTCGATTGGATCGATCAAACTACTCCTTCTGGCGAATGAAGAATCAtaaaatctagaaaaaaaaaagataagaagaagaacaacaataaagtgtaataaaagaaaaaaaaaatatttatatttttcagttTATGAGTGTTGTTTTGCTTGCTTGAGTCTCCAGTTTTATGGGCTGGTTGGATTACTATCTtttatacaataaaaatgtCTGTATCTTATTAGCTAGTCACCAAAAAAAGATGCAGAAAGAGTCAAGATGAGCAAAGTTCCTTGTGAAAGTTGTGTTGGGAGTCTCATGTACTCCATGGTGTGTTCTAGACCTAACGTAGCTCATGCTATGATTGTGGTCAACAAGTACATTTCAGACCCTGGCCTTGAATATTGGGAAACACTAAAATAGACAATGAGGTATCTGCAAGGTACTTTGAACACTAGATTTGTGTTCAGTAAAGAGAACTAGTTCAAAGAAGAAATCACTGGCTATGTGAACTCATATTTTGCAGCAAAGCTAGACACTAGAAGGAGCCTAACATGATTTTTCAAGAGGAATACAAGGGAAACCAAAACACAAATTGCTACAAAAGGTAACCATTCTAATTCTAAAAACCCCACAAGAGGGCCAAGCTCTAATGGAGCTGCAGGAAAATAATTCTATTACTGCAAGAAGGAAGGCCACTTTAGAGATAGTTATTTAGGTTTAAAGGCTAAACTGAAGATCGAAAATCATCACAAGTCTAAAAGGCATGGAGTTGTTAATGTTGATGACGACTTTGAGTCACTGATACACTTGTAGTGTCATATGATACACTTGTGATGTCTAGATCTAATAAGTATATGAATATTTCAGATCAAAAATGTTTCGTCGGATCGGAGCTCCGAGACCTGATCAACCTAATAAATAGATATTTTTGACATGCCTAGtctctagtatatatatatatatatatatatatatatcattagagcattgttattgggcTTTAGTGGTGCCcaacacattttataaatggCATCTTACGATTGgttaacaatattttttaaaagttatttttttaagctatATAGGACCCGATATCTAATTACATCAATAATAGTACAATACCAATGAGAGTGGCAAACACTAATACACCTTTTAGTATTTCTCTAAGCATTATTATAGCTAGTTAATTAAAAGAGAGAAATTGATTGACtacaaaatacaataatattatTAGCACATAATTAAAAATCACAGAAAAAAATGAAGATTCTCTTTTACAACACTATTAGCTCATAATTAAAAATCCTGcaaactattattattaatattaattaattaaagacttaaaatattaattatatataatattacaaTCAACAACACTCTTAATTccttaaagtatatatataaatatacatatatatataagggtGGTTTTATAATGCACCAACTAAAATAAGTATACTGTTGTAACCCCTAAATATTTCAGCATTTATaaagtttttttagtttaaatttttttcataattgtatacgttatagttatttaagatatctagTAAGATGttgagaaatttaaaataatttacaatatagaaatcaATGTTCAAACtgtcaataatttttttgaatttctcaaaattttaccaAATGTCTTAAGTAACTATAACATATacgatcataaaaaaaaaatggactaAATTCTTTTTTTCAGATATCGTAACAGATAAGGATACATCGGTGTATCAAGAggtgtattgtagaattttcttacatatCATATAGGTTAAGTCCAAAGTGCACCCCGTATAGGGATGTTTCGGTAAATCTCGATCTATTTCAGCATacaaaagaattttttagtcaatttttctttttatgatCGTAtactttataattatttaagatcacttataaatttttttaaaaaatttgagtaGTTTACAATgctgaaataaaatttatatattttgttgtatgcaCGACTATTTATTTTTGGCAATATAAACTATATATTTAGCGATTTTAAATAACGTAATGTATGTGATcatgaataaaaataatactaaaaagtTTTTTAGATACCGAAACAGATAACGATTCTAGTAGAGAAATccctatatatattaaacccaataatttttttttatcctcTTCTCAACCATGGAAATCTCAGAAAATTAAACCCATCAtggattaattaaattattaagtttAGTACTGATCAAAAACATCTGCAGAAGCCATAATAGGTTGGTTCAGAAAGCTTTCCATAGGCACGACCGTACCGAAACAAACTCCCACCAGCAGCAGCCATGAAATGATCTCCACCGTTGGATCCAATTATTCCTCTACCCAAAACGACATCATTATTAGTTGCGTTTAATTAGGAAGTTAATAATCTCACCCAACGACTTGGGCTCTGAGGATAGAATTCTCAGACTCAACGCTGTGATGTTGACACTTGTCATGATCTGGTGATTTGCTTTTTTTAGCTGTGAAACCTGAGCCGTTAGATCATCTAACTACTCAAAGACAAGGTTTTAGTCGTACACGTATATAATAAGTTCTGGTTAGTTAATATAAAGTAATTGTAATACGAATAGAATTAGGattaaaaagatatcttaaCTAATAAAGAGTAATTGTAATATGAATAGAATTAGAATTAAAGAAATATCTAAAAGAACAATTGTAATATGAATAGAAATAGGATTTATTTatctatacatataaatatatgataCATGTAAAGACGAACATATAATTGAGTATTTATATAgctacatacatatatatatatataagagtatatatattattaatattctataataatcaaattaattaatagagTATACATTAGGAATGGATGATTGGATACCTAATGACATCTTCATTGACCCAAATATTAATTGGGATGAAGTTAATTGGGATCAATTAGATGATGACTTTCACCAATCCAATAAGGCTGATAAGATAATTATTCAAGATAATGGCATAAACTTAGAAGCGATCTCAATTGAAACTGATCACGAGATTAATAAAGCGATGAAAGAAGAGCCTATTGATGAGCAGAACAGTTTCAACTCATTATCATCATCCGAACAACTACTACCAGTAGTTGTTAATCATCAACAAACTAATTGTTTGAGTGATCAAGAAAACACAGATAAATTAGAAATCATGTAGTCTCCGTTAGAGAGttcaacatcatcatcatcagttaCTAACACTAACACATACCAATTTTGCTATACATCTCAATTAGTACCTCAACTTGCCCATCCTAATAATTATTGGGACCAAAGTAACAACAAAAAAGAAGCACAAATAATAACGATAACAGATACATTTCCTATTCCCACTCCCACTTCTGTTTTGACTATAAAAGATCAACAAAAATTAACCTCTTCAAACTATGGTCGATGGACTGAGAAAGAACACATGTAAGTAGTAATACATTTAACATgctatattattgttattaattactttttatacatctattataaaaaatactaataatacTTGGTTTTATATTTGTAGGATTTTTCTACAAGGGCTGAATATGTTTGGTTCCGGTAATTGGACAGAAATATCTACTTTACTTAGTGGTACAAGAACTCCAACCCAAGTGGCTAGTCatgctaaaaaatattttaagaaaatattgaaagaagaagaaattgcAAGAACAACctctgaaaataataataataagaaattaaataagAGTATAAATGATATAAGAGTAAGAGAAGATGGCTCAATTTCTTTTCCAGACTAATTTAAAAGCTGATTGGATTAGTTTGTAATCtgattatattttgaaagaatattattttttatcaattaattaattatttatatgatttcaattccaactttaatttatatataattaatatatattaggtTAATATTACGTGCAATCCacgtataattagttttttttttttaattaagttcaaTTAGATAATATGgatgtatgtttaattttttttttattagtaatgtatttttttttttaatttttaaataaggtTTGAGATAAAATTTTAGCCATTGCTACATTGGTGTGTCATTTGGATGATTATATATAAacgtattttttaaattttctaaattaGGTAACGTATCAAATAATGCATATATTGTAATTTGCTATATTCTTAACCAAAACTCACATAATCAAATTTGagtgtgtctatatatataGGCTAGATTCGTAAATTTGATATAAAGGTTTTTTATTCTCAAACTTTACAACAAATATTATGATGTGTGAAAATCGCTTTACCATAACTAAAATGAAAAGCAATCAATTCCTCA
This Cannabis sativa cultivar Pink pepper isolate KNU-18-1 chromosome 6, ASM2916894v1, whole genome shotgun sequence DNA region includes the following protein-coding sequences:
- the LOC133039411 gene encoding uncharacterized protein LOC133039411, producing MDDILTTHIFFDANFNDGSTNWIPNHIFTHPNFNWKDVDLGDLDEFQFLENQQQQDHSDDANEIIIQDHGIALDDIPKEFFEPNQQVEHDHETKKNSSSSSDLQTSITKELLEIKSSPTENEQQQDQSNEVSQIIIQDDGIGLDDLPEEFFKPNQEVEPAHETKTNSSSLTDLQTSIIKELLEIISSPIENKQQQDQSNEPDKIIIQDDGIGLDDLPEEFFKPNQEVKPNHEIKASSSSWSDTSTTNTNNYQGFYTSHLVPEMNKPYYLNMSSESGNWDQSNDYNQQPYQFCYTPQLVPKLTYPTDYYLDYSSESGWDQSNNKQDAQMVTTTHTFPILTHTPPPAIEYQQQETLSTRKRKSTSSNHGRWTVKEHMIFLQGMSKFGSGNWTEISTLLGGTRTPVQVASHAQKYFNKMEKEKQIAETTSENNKKKLNKSINDIRLREDGTFGFPNSFQN